Part of the Lotus japonicus ecotype B-129 chromosome 6, LjGifu_v1.2 genome, GGTAATGTTCCCACTGGCGTAGAGCTCTAAAGACTGCATAGAACTCCTGGTCATAAGTGCTCCACTTCTGGCGAGCATCACTCAACTTCTCGCTGAAAAAGGCCACCGGTCTCTTCTCTTGAGACAACACCGCTCCTATGCCAACTCCACTAGCATCACATTCAACTTGGAACACTTTATCAAAATCAGGGAGTGCTAGCACCGGTGCAGAGCATAATTTCTCCTTAATCAGGCCAAAACTTTGCTCCTGTTCAAATCCCCATTTGAACTTTCCTTTCTTTAGACATTCAGTGATAGGTGCAGTGATAGTGCTGAAATCTCTGATAAACCTCCTATAAAAAGTAGCCAAACCATGAGAACTGCGTACTTCAGTTACCGACTTTGGTGTGGGCCAATCCCGGATTGCACTCACCTTCTCTTCGTCAACATGAATCCCTTCTTCTCCAACAATAAAACCTAGGAAGAGTAATTTGTTGGTGCTAAATGTACACTTTTTCATATTAATGTATAACTGGTTCTCCTGTAAAACTTGCAACACCTGCTTCACATGCTCCAGGTGTTCTTTCTTGTTCTTACTATAAATcagaatatcatcaaagtaaaCAACCACAAAAGAACCAATAAATGGACGCAGAACCTGATTCATCAACCTCATGAAGGTGCTGGGGGCATTTGATAACCCGAAAGGCATCACCAACCACTCATACAATCCATCCTTGCTCTTGAAAGCTGTCTTCCACTCATCTCCAGGCCTGATTCTGATCTGGTGATAGCCACTACGCAAGTCTATCTTTGAAAACACCTTAGAACCAGctaattcatcaagcatatcttCCAAACGGGGAATTGGGAATCGATACTTGATAGTTATCTTATTGATGGCTCTACTATCAACACACATTCGCCACTGACCTCCTTTCTTAGGGACAAGGAGGACTGGTACAGCACATGGGCTCATGCTCTCACGAATGAATCCTTTCTTCAGCAAGTCTTCAATCTGCTCCCTTAAGATTTCATTCTCTTTCGGGCTCATCCTGTAGTGAGGAAGATTTGGCAAGCTAGACCCCGGAATCAGATCAATGTGGTGCTGAATATCTCGCATCGGAGGCAACTCGTTGGGTAGCTCATTTGCAGTCAGCTCTTTAAAGTCCTCTAGAATCTCTAGGACCTCTTCTGGAATTATCGGTTCCTCTTTGACAACGCTCATCAATCCTTTAATTACCACTGGACAGAAGCATTTAGTTTCTTTTACATCCTCATCAAACTCCTTTTCATTCTGTGTCATCACCAAGAAACTGGACTTCTTTTCTACTGGACCCTTGTCAAAGTGCAAAACAGGAGCCATAGCAATTTTGTGTGTTCCCCATGTAAACAACATCACATTATCCCTTCCTTTGTATGTAGTATCAGTATCATACATCCAAGGCCGCCCAAGTAAAATATGACAAACATCCATACTCAAAACGTCACACAATACCTCCTCTCTGTAGTGCTTCCCAATGGAAATAGGTACCTTGCAAGTCTGTGAAACTTTCACATGTGGCCCTTTACTCACCCACCCCAAGGTGTACGGTTTCTCATGAGGCTCTGTTGTCAGCTTCAAGTACTCTACCAGCTTTTGGGAAACCAAATTCTCAGTGCTGCCGTTGTCCACGATCAAGTTACACACCTTGTTCTTAACAGAACAGTGTGATCGAAACAAATTCTTCCTTTGACTTTCTTCTTTGGATGATAGCAGGATCCTCAAGAGCACAAAGTTTACTCTTTCCTCAGACTCCTCTTCAGCAAACTCAACCCCTTCATAGTCATTgttctcctcttcctcctcagtCTCCTCATTCAGAATGGCGGCGGTTCTCCTAGAAGGACAAACATTGGATCGATGACCTTGCCCACCACAACGAAAACACTTATCAATTGCCGGTCTCGCATAAGGATTAGTTGGTTTCTGGTTGGGTGTCTTGCTCTGTTGCACACCGCTAGAACTGTTGGCTCCTTTGTTTCCTGAATTGGGATCCTTGGTTGTTGGGCTCTTTTCCTTATCGCATGCTGACTCGATGTTGTTTTGGGGAGAGTATCTTCGGAAAGATGGGAAATTTCGAGGGGACTTCTCTATCAATTCAGCCTTCAAAGCTAGACTGGATGCTTCAGCCACAGTCCACACAGTTTGCAAACCCATCTTCTCCTGCAAAGAACCCTTTAAGCCACTGATGTATCGAGCCACCTTCTGATTTTCAGATTCTCCCAGTTCGTTACGCTCAGAAAGACGTAAGAACTCAGTTGTATACTCCGTCACAGACTTCTTTCCTTGCTCACAATCGATATACATCTTATAAAGAATCTGCTCGTAATCTTCTGGTAGAAATCGCTCCATCATCAATTGTTTCATTCTTCGCCAAGTTCTGACTGGCCCTTTTCTCTGTCTCTGCCTCTGGATAACAAGCTTATCCCACCACACAGCAGCAGTACTCTTCAGCCTGATTGCCACCATCTTGACTTGCTTATTCTCGGGGACGCCCATGACGTCGAAAAATCTGTCAACATCAATCTGCCAGTCTAGAAACTCCTCCACTCCCATAGTTCCGTAGAACAATGGAATATCAGCTTTCACTCGGTAGTCCCGGTTATGATTCTGATTCCCTTGGTCAActatttcttcttcatctccttcagaACTTGAATTTTCCGTAATAATGGCATGACCGTTGTTGCCACCGTGCGGAACCCTACGCGGTACTCTTCCCCCGTCTCTTCGCTGGTTCATGTTGTTGATGCTGTCAGTTAAAGGCGTCATTAACGTCGCCATCTGTTGTGTCATCTGTTCTGTCATCTGTTGTGTCATAGCAGTTAGGGCCGCGGTAAGAGCCGCGGTAACATCCTTCAGGTCTGCTTTGGTCAATGGTTGATCTTCCATGGTTGATCAAGCAAAGAAAGGAGACAGGAGaaagcctgctctgatgccacttgatgcagcggaagtcgtactaggattgcaagcgcaaattctaaggaaaaggtttctggaatccaccataaaggaaattagcaagcgctaaaaccctagaaaatacactggaatccaccagagaagaagagaaaactcttaaattttattatcaaaaaactgaataggctatgccttacaattgcttaaataggaaaagaaagaaaatcctaaccaaaaagaaataagatcttgaaagatcctaattgaaaataaaagatcctaattgaaataaataagtttctaacaaaaaataaataatatcctaaaagatcttaattgaaaattaaagatcctaataaataaaatcctaataaaatactTAGATTTTGTTTTGCGGGCCCGAGACTGATTAGATGGGCTAAAATCCGATCGGGCTCATTCGACGAGCGACATCATCGTCGAAGCGCGCAGCCAGCCGCGCTACATCAAATTATATTACTTGTTTCTTACATATGTTATAATTTATTCACTTCATTGCTCTTTTGTTCTTCACAGATAAAAAGGCTTCATTTACTGTTAACTGTCAAGGAGTCTGCTATGGATGTACCATCCAACTTGGATGCTAGGAGGCGTATATCTTTCTTCTCCAATTCTTTATTTATGGATATGCCACCTCCTCCAAAAGTTCGCAATATGCTGTCCTTCTCGTAAGCTCGATTCATCTTTAACTGGCTTCACATATTCAAACGTCACTTTGTGATGAGAAATGCTAGGAAGCCACACTCTTCTCAATATATCCTCTAACATGTGGTCCTACCCAATAATCATTAGTAACAATATTTTATGATAAATTAGACCTTGTATAGACAAAAAGTTGAAATATTTGGTAAtattattgatatgaaaaactgtacagtgattcctcttcttatagagggaattacataatgtgattgatcaaagtcaaagaaggaaatccttgactaaagagagaattaaggagaataaatgaaaataagaaactacctaaaataaactaagtacaaacaggaaacaacataattatataCAGACAAAAATATAACTACTAATTAAGAGCATTAAATGCTCTATTTCACAGTCTGTtgacactccccctcaagctggcCTAAAGATATCCTCCATAGACAGCTTGCTAGTTATGTTGTCAAAGGATGTCTGCCGATTGCTCTGCAGTGGGAACATATGTAATACAAATCTGCCCACTTTCTATCTTCTCTCTGATGAAATGTTTATCAACTTCGACATGCTTGGTTCTATCATGTAGGACCGGGTTGTGTGCAATAGATATTGCAGACTTGTTGTCACAATAAAGCTTTATTGGAGGAGAATTGAAAACCTTTAATTCTTGTAGAAGTTTTTCCACCCATAATGCCTCACAAATTCCATGAGCAACTGCTCTAAATTCAGCTTCTGCACTACTCCTTGCTACAACGGTTTGTTTTTTACTTCTCCAACTAACCAAGTTTCCTCCAACAAAGGTGCAATAGCCTGATGTTGATCTTCGGTCTGTCACACTCCCTGCCCAGTCTGCATCAGTGTAGGCTTCTACCTGAAGGTGCCCACGGTTTTTATAAAGAAGCCCCTTCCCAGGTGATCCCTTCAAGTATCTTAAGATTATGAAAACTGCCTCCAAGTGTTCATGACCTGGTGCATGCATAAACTGGCTTACCATGCTTACAGCAAAGGCAATGTCTGGATGGGTGTGAGATAGGTATATTAGCCTTCCCACTAGTCGCTGATACCTTCCTTTGTCCACCATATTTTCTGTTTCAGCTGGTTGCAGCTTTAAGTTGGGCTCCATGGGTGTTTCTACAGCTTTGCATCCAAGTAATCCTATTTCTTTTAAAAGATCCAGAATATACTTTCGCTGGTTCATAAAGATACCTTCCTTTGATCTTGCAAACTCAATTCCAAGGAAGTATTTCAATGGGCCAAGTTCCTTGATTTCAAAAACTTTAGCAAGTTTCTCCCTCAGATTTTTGAGTTCCAAGCTATCATCACCTGTAAgaattatatcatcaacatatacaaTCAAGATAGCAACCTTAGTATCTGCTGAATGTTTATAGAACAATGTGTGATCAGCTTGGCTTTGGATATATCCAAGCCCTTTTACCACTGTTCCAAACCTCTCAAACCATGCTCTTGGAGATTGCTTCAGCCCATATAATGACTTCTTTAGTCTACACACCTTATTTCTTCCAAGTTCTTCAAATCCGGGGGGAAGACTCATAAACACTTCTTCCTCTAACTCCCCATTAAGGAAAGCATTCTTTACATCCAATTGATGTAAAGGCCAGTTGTAACTTGCAGCAAGGGATATAAGAATCCGAACAGAGTTAAGTTTAGCAACTGGAGCAAACGTCTCTTGATAGTCTACTCCATAAGTTTGAGTGAACCCTTTTGCCACCAATCTCGCCTTGTACCTCTCTACACTTCCATCGGCCTTGCACTTAATGGTAAATACCCACTTACAACCCACCTGTTTTTTGTCACGTGGCAGGTCTGTTATTTCCCAAGTTTCATTCTTTTTCAGTGCACTCAACTCTTCTAAGACTGCTAAATTCCAATTGGGATCATCTAGTGCTTCCCCAATGTTTCTAGGCACAAACAGATCTGTTATTTTAGAGGTAAAAGCTTTGTGATTCGGGGAAAGATTTTGGTAGGAAACGTATTGGGAAATGGGATGATTTGTGCTAGATTTTTCTGTTTTTTGGGTGCAGGTTCTGGTTCCTTTCCTAATAGCTATGGGTAGTTCAATAGTAGAAGTGAAAATGTCAGTGTTACCTCGAATTTCTTGTGGTATTCCTACTTGGCCTTCTTCCGGGATTTCTGGTTGGCTTGGTGCAGAGATGATGGATTGGTCTTTGGTCCTTTTAGGATACTTTCGAGTATAAACATTGATCTCCTTTTTTGACTGTGGTATTTCTTTCTCTGTTTGGGCTCCACCTAAGTATGGCATAAGATTTCCTTTAGAAATTTCAGGACTTGTTTCCACATGTTCTTCCTTGTTGCATTCATCAATAAAATTTGTATTCTCCGTGTGTACAATAGGAATGGGCAGCGGTTCATGCAAAAAATTGTCTTCACTCACATTATTATTCTCCCCCTGaagggaatttttttgaaaaaaaggttGATGTTCAAGAAAGGTAACATCCATGCTAACACAAAGCTTCTTTGTGATAGGATTAAAGACTCTATACCCTTTTTGGTTTGGAGAATAGCcaacaaaaatgcatttttcTGCCCTTGGGTCTAGTTTGGACCGAGATGTGGAAGGTTTATGCATAAAAACTGTACAACCAAACACCTTTAAAGGCATATCAGTATGTAATCGACATGCTGGAAAAATGGTTTTGAAATTTTCCAAAGGTGTGCGATAATTCAACACACGAGTGGGCATTCTATTTATAAGATAGGCTGCTGTTAGGACAACATCTCCCCACAAATACTTTGGAACATTACTCTCAAACATAATGGCACGAGCTACTTCAAGGAgatgtttattttttctttcagcggtgccattttgttgaggagtatttGGACATGTCGATTGATGCTGAATGCCTTTATTTTTCAGAAACTCATTGAGATTTTGATTGAAGTACTCAGTTCCATTATCACTCCTCAAAATGGAGATCTTTGTGTCAAATTGAGTTTCTACCATTTGTGAAAAACTTTTAAATATATTAGGAACTTCAGATTTTTCATGCATAAGGTAGACCCAACACAACCGGGTGTGATCATCTATGAAGGTTACAAACCACCTTTTTCCAAATTGAGTTGTAATTTTCAAAGGCCCCCAAACATCACTATGGATTAAGTAAAAAGGTCTAGATGCATGATAAGGTTGAGAATAATAAGGAGCTCTTTGATTTTTTGCAAGAACACAACTTTCACATTCAAGAGAAGAACAATTAACATTTTTGAATAAATCTGGAAACAAATGCCTAAGATATTGAAAATTCGGGTGCCCTAGTCTGTTATGCCAGAGCATTATTTGGTCCCTAACAGAGGTGCAACTCATACCTCAAAGACCCTGAGCTGCTTTATTTCCGAAAGTATCCTCAAAGTAGTAAAGTCCATCCTTCATCTTAGCACTGCCAATCATCTTCCCCGAAATCCGGTCCTGAAAAACACAATGAGTGTCAAAGAATGTCACACTGCAATTGGaatctttgcagattttgctaaTAGAAAGAAGGTTGCAAGATAGTTTGGGCACATGTAAAACTTTTCCTAAGTCAATGTTATTGGATAAGGTAATCTTCCCCTTCCCTGCAATTGCGGAAAAAGAACCATCTGCAATTCTAATTTTTCCATTTCCAGAACAAGGAGAATAGGTTTTAAATAAAGGAGAAAGGCTAGTCATATGATCTGAAGCACCTGAATCAATGATCCATGGTGCATGAATATTTGAGGTGCAATTAAGGGAGCTAGGGGTAGAAAAATTACCTATTTGTGCCACAGAACCACTAGGAGTGCCagataaaaaattagaatttaacAACCTTATGAGTTCTTCAACTTGTTCCTTTTTCAAGGAAGTCTTTTCTGCCTCATGAGCTGTAGGGAAAGATTTTTGATTTTTAGGACCTGACTTGCCACCCTTTAGATGTGCTGGCCTCCCAATAATTTTCCAGCAACTTTCCCGAGTATGACCTGGTCTGTTGCAGTGATCACACCAGCGGTTTGAGAAGTTCTTCTGGTTAGTAAGTCTTGACTGAGAAGTAGTTTATTGAAACTTTCAGACTCAGAAAGAAGAAACGTGCTGAAGTGTTTATCCTGCTGTTAGCAAGGATTGAGTTTTTCTAAATCAAATGTTAACGCACTCAAGATTCTTTCATGTCTATATCTTTTACGCCCCTTTTTTTAGACACAAAACTGTCTAAGTGATTCCCTGTGCCATTCAGTGTAACACTGACATGTGGCAGACTGATTGCATTGTCCAATGGTGAAAATTTGTTGCATTGACAATATTTTTTCCCCTAACTGCAATATCTCTTACCTAGTGAAATGTTGTCCTCAGTTTCCATTTTTGAATGCTACGCTAGTATACAATTCCTTATGGCCTTAGTAAGATATCGTTATGCATATTTTAGGATCTATGGTCCTGTCTGGCTGCTATTCTCATATCCGTTCACTTGATCCGATGATTGCAGGAACTGATGATGACCTTCCACCAACACATCAAAATAGAATTCCCAGAGGGGCACGTCTTACTGGGAATGGAAGATCTGCTGTAGGTTCAATTTCATACCCCAGGATGTATGGTGAAATTGATATGGAAACTCAAATTCACCAACTTGAGCAGGAAGCTTACAGTTCAGTTCTGCGAGCCTTTAAGGCTCAAGCTGATGCCATTACTTGGgtacattttattattttgttttcacatatctaatattttttaatttgtttcatCTGGTTTAAATGACTGCTAAGTGGCATGCATTTTCTTCAGGAGAAGGAAATTTTGATTACAGACCTAAGAAAAGAATTAAGATTATCAAATGAAGAACACAGGGAACTTCTAGGCCGTGTTAATGCTGATGATGTCATACATAGAATAAGGTCTGATAAATTCTCAAAACATGGTTTCTTTTGGTCAATTGTTTAGAAGTCAGACTTTTACTTTTTCCGTATACACATTCTATCTTTTTTATCAGTATTTCATTTCGTGTTGATTTTAGGGAGTGGAGACAGACAGGAGGCCATCAGCCTGGTGTGCTGAGTACTGGACAGGCTATTCATGATTCAATTCCGAGTCCCACAGTCTCTGCATCCCGTAAGAAGCCGAAGATAACACCCTCTGTACCATCACAATCTTTTGGTGGGCCTTCTCCTCCATTTCACTCGCAACCCTCTGCTGCATCCCCCCAGCCATCTTCTGTTGCAAAACGTGGATCTGTCCCTGGATCTAAGGGAAAGAAGCAAAAACCTGTTAGTAAatgttataatatttattttttgaaagctcaaagatatatataatatatagtagaaagtgttgagaaacaacccctctcaacatgggtacagtAACCTAACAGCAAAAAGCTGATAAAACTCTGCCACTATAGCAAAACCCACGAGAAACAACCAAGGAGCACGAAAAAGCGCTTAACACCGATCCAAAACCTAAAGTGTTTACCCCCATTGAAATCGAAAAGCGAGAAAACCCGCTCGATACCCACCTTAAACATTAAATTCCTCTACATTGCTCTTTATTTATCTACACCGAGCTTGGTCTTATCCCAATCTGAGctgttgaaaaaattatttgtcACTAACAAAAAATACATACATCAGCAACATTAAGTTTCTTATTTTGGCTTTTATTTGTAGGGCCAAGTCTTGACAGGTGTATCTTCAAAAAAACAATATCCTTTATTAGGATCAGGTGGAAGGAATCAAGTGCCAGATAGAGTTACTTCTGGTACTGTTATGGCTGAGCTTGCCGAGGGAGTTGCATCATTTGATTCAGTGATCGGTAGGAGAGTACGAACAAGATGGCCTGATGACAATAACTTCTATGAAGCTGTTATCTCTGACTACAATCCAATTGATGTACTTGCAGCCCCCCAATTATTTGAAAATTAGTTTGTCAATGTCAATTAGTTTATAGCTGACatgtttacttttatttttaacttttcaGGGTCGACACAATCTGGTCTATGACATGGGGAGGGCAAATGAAACATGGGAATGGGTTAATCTGTCCGAGGTATATCTGCTACCGATAACTGTGGTGTAATTCTTGTGTGCTTTGTTACGATTAATCCCCTAGCAATAATTTATCATTGCAAAGCTATGGTTCTAGAAAACTTAGGGACTTCTTAAGAAAACTTAAGTGGCATTTAAGCAGTATGAGGACAAAGAGAAGTTCATGTTCTTTTGACTTTCCTCTTTCACCCCGATGGTCCCACCAGGGCCACCgctcaagaaaaaaaattgctGAGTTCTGATAATGTTCCATGTCACTTTAAAATGAGTTTGTTGTCTTTTTTCTATGATCTGGTTTCTAGTCTTCTCATGAGCCCTAAAAGTGATTTACCATGAATGTTGCAGAAGAAAGTTCATTTTatcaattaaataatatttaattatgaatatttcatatttttagaaCAAAGTTCTTTAACATTGCTAAAGTAGTCTATTAGGAATTTAAATAAATTCATGCTTGTGTGATGGTTTACATTTTCAGATTTTGGGTATATGATATATCTAAAATGATTGAGAACGCTTTGTTATTTAACATCTTTGGCTAGAGTTCTGTAGAGGTTTTAATGCCTTTGGCTGTGCGTTAGTACAAAGAACAAATGGTCTTTATTGtttattattatcataaaaAGATTCTGAAGCCTCtgaattaatttattatcaatTTGTCAATATCAGCTCTAAGGGCTGATGATAAGAATACAAAAGTTGAGAGCTTTTATTAGGAAAGGAAAAGTTTGTTTCACTGGATGTGCAAAATTGCAATCAATGCTTCATTTCCCAATAAAAACTTTTTACTTTTGGATTCTAATCATCAGGCTAAGGACTGATGTTAACAATACCAATTTATGAATTGGTATCTAACCTAAAATCGTTAAACCTCAATGTCTAACAATTTAATTTGCGCCTAACCATACATGGGAGATTAGTCTCTTAGTCTTACCTAATAGGTAAGGAGATACTAAGATTCTAGGGAATAAAAATGAGAGTTAGGGTGTGTTGGATAAAACTAAACTTTTAGGCTTTAGCACTGTGTCCTGATTTAATAATCGTGAAAAACTAGGCACTAAATTAGTAATGTCTATACTGACACTGGTATGACACCTGTCACcgtacataaataatagcatgTCCCAGTGCTATATCCTTCTAAGGTGCTGCTTAATATGGTAATTGTTTTTGGAGGGGATCTACTAAATGGACCAATGAAGCACTATCCTGTCAACAGCTCTTTATCTTAGATTTCTTTTAGTTGGTTTGAAGCACAACATCTTTAGGACTTAGTCTTAGGTACTCCACATATACCTTAAAATATCATATATGCACTGCTTTTGATCCTTTGTCTCTTTCTCAGTTCTAAACCAATCTTCAACTGAGCACTGTGGGAACAGGGAGAATGGAAATGCATGATTTAAAATGCTAAAATTGTTTTAAAGGATACTAGCAGGCATTTAATATAATGAAATTGACTATACTGATGAAATATATTTTCACTTAAAATGTCAAGTAAGGAAATGACTGCTCTAAAATATTGTTAATGACCTTGTGTTGAATATTGTCAGTTTTTGTTTACTTAATATCACTTTTGGCACGTAGTACAACCTTTTCATTTTCAGCACCAAATTGAGATTTCAAAC contains:
- the LOC130722279 gene encoding protein EMSY-LIKE 3-like isoform X1, producing MYHPTWMLGGVYLSSPILYLWICHLLQKFAICCPSRTDDDLPPTHQNRIPRGARLTGNGRSAVGSISYPRMYGEIDMETQIHQLEQEAYSSVLRAFKAQADAITWEKEILITDLRKELRLSNEEHRELLGRVNADDVIHRIREWRQTGGHQPGVLSTGQAIHDSIPSPTVSASRKKPKITPSVPSQSFGGPSPPFHSQPSAASPQPSSVAKRGSVPGSKGKKQKPGQVLTGVSSKKQYPLLGSGGRNQVPDRVTSGTVMAELAEGVASFDSVIGRRVRTRWPDDNNFYEAVISDYNPIDGRHNLVYDMGRANETWEWVNLSEISPEDFQWVGEDPGINNHGGFGASGRGMNGSTGRDSVPGAGRGRGATKGQSRKNFLPSQNGIGKKAPDDIQILHTETLVKEVERVFSANHPDALEIEKAKKVLKDHEQSLIDALERIADLSDGESGTSQYSYQIAVLSDISFV
- the LOC130722279 gene encoding protein EMSY-LIKE 4-like isoform X2 gives rise to the protein MYGEIDMETQIHQLEQEAYSSVLRAFKAQADAITWEKEILITDLRKELRLSNEEHRELLGRVNADDVIHRIREWRQTGGHQPGVLSTGQAIHDSIPSPTVSASRKKPKITPSVPSQSFGGPSPPFHSQPSAASPQPSSVAKRGSVPGSKGKKQKPGQVLTGVSSKKQYPLLGSGGRNQVPDRVTSGTVMAELAEGVASFDSVIGRRVRTRWPDDNNFYEAVISDYNPIDGRHNLVYDMGRANETWEWVNLSEISPEDFQWVGEDPGINNHGGFGASGRGMNGSTGRDSVPGAGRGRGATKGQSRKNFLPSQNGIGKKAPDDIQILHTETLVKEVERVFSANHPDALEIEKAKKVLKDHEQSLIDALERIADLSDGESGTSQYSYQIAVLSDISFV